CGAGGAGCTGGTGCCCTACATCCCGATCCTCACCGGCGGCACCACCAGCGAGTTCAACGCCAAGAAGTTCACCGGCTGGCCCACCAAGGAAGACCTGTACGCGTTCCCGGCCGTCTGGGCGCGTCCGGAGCACTCCGAGATCTTCCTGAAGCTCAAGCCGGCGAGCTGAGCCGACATGCGCTACTACGCCCGCAAGCTCGCGTTCTACCTGGTCGCCTTCTGGGCCGCGGTGACGCTGAACTTCTTCATCCCGAGGCTCATGCCGGGCAACCCGGTGGACATCCTCATGGCGAAGCTGGCCCAGCGCGGCGGCACCGTGGACCCGGCGGCCCGCCGGGCGTACGAGCTGCTGCTCGGCTCCGGGTCGGACGAGTCGCTGCTGTCGCAGTACTTCGCCTACCTGGGCACCATGTTCCGCGGCGACCTCGGCGTCTCGGTCAGCTCGTTCCCGACGCCGGTGTCGGAGATCATCGCGGACGCGCTGCCGTGGACGTTGGTGCTGGTGGGGATCGCGACGTTCCTGTCGTTCGCCCTCGGCGTCGTCCTGGGCACGCTGGTCGGCTGGCGGCGCGGCACCTGGCTGGACAGCCTGGTGCCCGCCACCACCGTCCTGGCCGCGGTGCCGTACTTCTGGCTGGCGCTGATCCTGGTGGCGCTGCTGGCGTCCGGCCTGGGCTGGTTCCCGCTGCTCGGCGGCTACGACGTGGTGCTCTCGCCG
This DNA window, taken from Saccharothrix variisporea, encodes the following:
- a CDS encoding ABC transporter permease; amino-acid sequence: MRYYARKLAFYLVAFWAAVTLNFFIPRLMPGNPVDILMAKLAQRGGTVDPAARRAYELLLGSGSDESLLSQYFAYLGTMFRGDLGVSVSSFPTPVSEIIADALPWTLVLVGIATFLSFALGVVLGTLVGWRRGTWLDSLVPATTVLAAVPYFWLALILVALLASGLGWFPLLGGYDVVLSPGWDLEFLGSAVYHGTLPALTIVLSSVGGWLLGMRNMMVSTTSEDYVLTAKAKGLRDSRIMIRYAARNAVLPSVAGFAISLGFVVAGSIITEQVFSYPGIGSKLLQAVQNNDYALMQGIFLVITVAVLGANLVVDLLYAVIDPRTRVSG